Genomic segment of Ficedula albicollis isolate OC2 chromosome 3, FicAlb1.5, whole genome shotgun sequence:
ctgggtCAGGACGGGGCTCAGATCACACCTCAGCCATCGTGGCTGCTTATGCCCAGAGCTGGCTTGGAGCTCCCTCTTCATGAGCCATTACTGAACTTTTCTGTGGAACATCTATTAATTTGCAACAATTTGAGCCTTTTCTGTGGAACATCTATTAATTTGCAACAGTTTATTTGAGAATGAAGAAAACAGGGCCATTCAGTGCAAAATGATGAGTGTTTAGTTTCTCGCTGGTTCCAGCTAGTAACTGTGAGTATTGCTGTCAGCCCCTTCCAGCTGCCAAACTggtgcacagcacagggcagctgccagggatCTCCTCCAGGTGAGATGTGGGCATTGTTCCAACAGCTGGGCACCCTCATGTCACACACATGGATGGAGCTATTACATGGGTACTACATGGatgtgccacagctcctgcctgcatcAAACACTTCTGTCTAACAGCACAGGTTACatgcaggaggagcacagcGTGAAGCCAGCCTtgatgaaaaaaagcaaaatatgcagacattttattttttcaccaaaTGGACTCAATAGTTGTTCCTGAAGTGACAGATTCcaacaaaaaaagtaatttcagaaaatggaagCATTTCTCTATGACAGTAGAATGCACTgaaaaaccaaactgaattACAAATGCCAGGCAAAGTATATTGTTATCTGCCCTAGTTCTGCACTGGGTGGAAATTGTCTGGTCAGGGAGTGGAATATTACATTCATGCAAATGAATCCTCCCAAGGCAGGATACTACTCACATTCACACAACTTCCAGCCAGTTCACAACACAGGCAGAGGTTATTCTTTCCCACTTCCAAAAGATACTGGTTTTGCACACTCTGGATCACACTCAATTTTTATACACAGGACATGAGTACTGAAAAAAGAGCCAAAAAACcataaatttgtttttccttcaccaGATGCTACTCCTAAAAATGTATGTACAGAAAATGTGTTACAGTTCAACCATGCCAAGTAGAAAACAATCACACTACAGGTATCAAAATGAAAACCTTAATCTACTGTCTCATCTTGGTCATGTGTTCTTCAATTCATACCAAATCCTCAGTCCAAACCTGGGACACAGAACAAAGCCCCCATACGCTTTTTTTCTTGGTAGTGTGAGAGCTGGATTGTTTCACTGCAGCTGATCAGAGCAGGCACCACCACTGGGAACAAGGTACTTGGACTGGAGTCTCCTTATCAGCCGGATCCTTTTAAAAGCCGTTCATCTTCTCCAGTTTGTGAAAGAAACTTTGTTACAAACATGGGTTTGGGCTTTGTTCATTCACAGAACCTGCTCGGTCCCTTCTGGAAAGCTCCTGCTAGGAACAGGTCAATGCAGCCTTTGCCAGGTCACCCTCAGCACAGGGAAGCAATGTCACCTTGGGGAATTTAATCTTAAAGCAGATCTTTGTGTGTTCTACATTTATTTAATCCTAATCTGAAGATAAAAAGACTCATATTGCAGCTAACCAAAtttataagagaaaaaattacactttGTTAAGAATTTCTATGTTTAGGCAAAGAACTCGACGGCAGGGCTTGAAAACAGTTTTCCAAAAAAGATCAGTTTATTTTGGCGGGTCTGTGTtaattccatatttttcctTGAGAAGCTTAAGctgttcttctttcttctttgtgtcCATCTTTTGGAATGCCTgtaattaggaaaataaaagatgaaagaagacATAAGATGAAATAAGCCTCTCATGTTATGACAAGTTATTTCCCAGCATCTGCAACCAACATCAGTGTGAATTCCATCACCACTGCACCCAGAGCACTGTTTGACTCTAGTCCTTGGAGAATGTCACAGGGCCCTGGATGCCCTAAGTGATACAGAGGACATCGAGAACTGGAGACATTTTACCCATAAACAAGATCTCACCTCCTGCTGCAATGTGCTGTGCAATTGTGAGGCCTCTGCACCCCCTCCTGCAGAGTACACTCCCCACAAACATGTTTTTCACACCCTTTGTCCAAAGCTAAATTTTTTGCACACAAATAAATCACCGAAGTAGATATGAAACTCTGACTATGTATCCCATTCACTCCCTCTAACagtttggattttatttcttaaaaataccCAAGCAGCAACTGTGTTTATGAACAGAtgctggggttgtttttttgtgaCAGCCCTGTTCAGAGGTGacttccccagcccaggtgcacaTACCCTGTTTGCATTGTAGTACAGAACCACGAGGTATCTGTTGCACACGTTGAACCCTGACAGGTGGTCACAGGCGTTCTTAGCATCGAAGATGTCCTCATAGACCACGTAGGCTGTTCCTCTGGTCTCAGGGGTATTTCCActgcacagcaaacacagaatcAAGGTAAGATAAAATGAACAAGAAatagtttgtttatttatttcacgGTGACTGACACTAGCTGAACTAATGCAACTTCACTAAAAAacaatttgttatttttttctaggGATTAAGCTACATCCTTGCTTTCCACACGAAACAGTCCAGAGTCAGAGGCAACAGGAAAATTTGCTGTATTCTGGTCCACAAGGGAAATGCACCTCCACAACAAGTGGGTTGTTGAAGCCTTTGTCAGGGCTGTCATGTTGTgtctggaaataatttaaatcttaTTATAGCAATTagct
This window contains:
- the SF3B6 gene encoding splicing factor 3B subunit 6, whose translation is MAMQAAKRANIRLPPEVNRILYIRNLPYKITAEEMYDIFGKYGPIRQIRVGNTPETRGTAYVVYEDIFDAKNACDHLSGFNVCNRYLVVLYYNANRAFQKMDTKKKEEQLKLLKEKYGINTDPPK